The following proteins are co-located in the Solanum pennellii chromosome 1, SPENNV200 genome:
- the LOC107008404 gene encoding protein FAR1-RELATED SEQUENCE 5 isoform X1 translates to MDNEVIEFDIGLGGGGGSEDGDGDDVLDEGNVANCSLVIDGNVATVRSYSPQGDLDLEPYEGMEFESEEAAKAFYNSYARRVGFSTRVSSSRRSRKDGAIIQRSFVCAKEGFRNLNEKRTKDREIKRPRTVTRVGCKAALSVKIQDSGMWVVSNFVKEHNHELVPPDQVHCLRSHRQISGPAKTLIDTLQAAGMGPRRIMSALIKEYGGISKVGFTEVDCRNYMRNNRQRSMEGDIQLLLDYLKQMNIQNAGFFYAVQGDEDQCTGNVFWADSKARANYNYFGDTVTFDTTYRSNRYRLPFAPFTGVNHHGQPVLFGCAFLINESEASFIWLFKTWLAAMSGQPPLSMTTDHDAVIRSAIMQVFPETRHRFCKWHIFKKCQEKLSHVFLEHPNFEADFHKCVNLTETTEEFESCWLSLVDKYELRDHDWLQVIYLDRTQWVQVYLRDAFFAEMSITQRSDSMNSYFDGYVNASTNLNQFFKLYEKAVESRTEKEVKADYDTMSTFPVLKTPSPMEKQASEVYTKKLFMRFQEELVATLTFMANKVEDDGLVTTYQVAKFGDDHSAYYVRFNVLEMKATCSCQMFEFSGLLCRHVLAVFRVTNVLTLPSHYILKRWSRSAKSSVALEDRVADVINYYLESHTVRYNMLRHEAFKFVEEGAETVDSYTVAMAALEEASKKIFLAVKHDGRISIVNGHCRENLTRNGVHANYNSEDEQRSLACPLSEDDMDTKIQELSYQLDCATQKCEVYRANLYSVLKDIDDHKQQLSINVQRIKHSLKDDL, encoded by the exons ATGGATAATGAGGTAATCGAGTTTGATATAGGCTTAGGAGGTGGAGGTGGGAGCGAGGACGGGGATGGAGATGATGTTCTTGACGAGGGGAATGTCGCCAACTGTTCTCTTGTTATTGATGGAAATGTTGCAACAGTTCGAAGTTACTCTCCTCAAGGGGACCTCGACCTTGAACCATATGAGGGCATGGAATTTGAATCTGAGGAGGCTGCCAAGGCGTTTTATAACTCCTACGCACGCCGTGTTGGCTTCAGCACCCGCGTCAGCTCCTCCCGTCGGTCCAGGAAGGATGGAGCCATCATTCAGAGGTCGTTTGTCTGTGCCAAAGAAGGATTCCGCAATTTGAATGAGAAACGTACCAAGGATAGAGAAATTAAGCGACCGCGTACTGTCACCCGGGTTGGCTGCAAGGCCGCTCTCTCTGTCAAGATACAGGACTCTGGTATGTGGGTGGTCTCTAACTTTGTCAAGGAGCACAATCACGAGCTGGTTCCCCCTGATCAGGTCCACTGTCTCCGCTCCCATCGTCAAATTTCTGGTCCTGCCAAAACCCTAATAGATACCTTGCAGGCTGCTGGTATGGGTCCCCGCAGGATTATGTCTGCCCTCATTAAAGAGTATGGTGGTATCAGCAAAGTTGGTTTCACAGAGGTAGATTGTCGTAATTACATGCGGAACAACCGCCAAAGGAGCATGGAAGGAGACATACAGCTCCTCTTAGACTACCTGAAACAAATGAATATCCAGAACGCTGGATTCTTCTATGCAGTTCAGGGTGATGAGGATCAGTGCACTGGGAATGTCTTCTGGGCTGACTCTAAGGCAAGAGCAAATTATAACTATTTTGGTGATACTGTTACATTTGATACAACTTATAGGTCAAATAGGTACCGGTTACCCTTTGCACCCTTTACTGGAGTAAATCATCATGGACAACCTGTTCTCTTTGGATGTGCTTTCCTAATAAATGAATCAGAAGCCTCATTCATATGGCTTTTTAAGACATGGCTTGCAGCTATGTCTGGTCAACCCCCCTTGTCAATGACAACAGACCATGATGCTGTAATTAGATCTGCCATCATGCAGGTTTTCCCTGAGACCCGTCACCGTTTCTGCAAATGGCACATCTTCAAGAAATGCCAGGAGAAGTTGTCACATGTCTTCCTTGAGCACCCAAATTTTGAAGCAGACTTCCACAAATGTGTCAATTTGACAGAGACTACTGAGGAATTTGAATCCTGTTGGCTTTCTCTTGTTGACAAGTATGAGCTCAGGGATCATGATTGGCTTCAAGTGATATACTTAGATCGCACACAATGGGTGCAAGTATATCTCCGTGATGCTTTTTTTGCAGAAATGTCCATAACTCAGCGTAGTGATAGCATGAACTCGTATTTTGATGGTTATGTGAATGCGTCAACTAATCTAAATCAGTTCTTCAAATTGTATGAGAAAGCTGTGGAGAGCCGTACTGAAAAAGAAGTCAAAGCTGATTATGATACAATGAGTACATTTCCAGTTTTGAAGACCCCTTCTCCAATGGAGAAGCAAGCATCCGAGGTTTACACGAAAAAGTTATTTATGAGATTTCAGGAGGAGTTGGTTGCCACTCTAACTTTCATGGCGAACAAAGTTGAGGATGATGGACTAGTTACCACTTATCAAGTTGCTAAATTTGGGGATGACCACAGTGCTTACTATGtaagatttaatgttttagaAATGAAAGCTACTTGTAGCTGCCAGATGTTTGAGTTCTCAGGACTTCTTTGTCGACACGTTTTAGCAGTGTTCAGAGTGACAAATGTTCTGACTCTTCCTTCTCATTACATCCTCAAACGATGGAGCCGAAGTGCAAAGAGCAGTGTTGCATTGGAAGACCGCGTTGCTGATGTAATCAATTATTATTTGGAATCACATACTGTTCGATATAATATGCTGAGACATGAAGCATTTAAGTTTGTGGAGGAAGGGGCAGAGACTGTTGATTCTTATACTGTGGCAATGGCTGCTCTGGAGGAGGCTTCAAAGAAGATTTTCCTAGCAGTAAAGCATGATGGGAGGATATCTATAGTAAATGGACATTGTCGAGAAAACTTGACTAGAAATGGGGTCCATGCAAATTACAACAGTGAGGATGAACAAAGAAGTCTCGCATGTCCACTTTCTGAG GATGACATGGATACAAAGATCCAAGAGCTTTCTTATCAACTGGATTGTGCCACTCAGAAATGTGAAGTTTATCGTGCAAATCTTTATTCAGTTTTGAAGGATATAGATGACCATAAGCAACAACTATCAATTAATGTCCAAAGGATTAAGCATAGCTTGAAGGATGATCTCTGA
- the LOC107008404 gene encoding protein FAR1-RELATED SEQUENCE 5 isoform X2, which produces MDNEVIEFDIGLGGGGGSEDGDGDDVLDEGNVANCSLVIDGNVATVRSYSPQGDLDLEPYEGMEFESEEAAKAFYNSYARRVGFSTRVSSSRRSRKDGAIIQRSFVCAKEGFRNLNEKRTKDREIKRPRTVTRVGCKAALSVKIQDSGMWVVSNFVKEHNHELVPPDQVHCLRSHRQISGPAKTLIDTLQAAGMGPRRIMSALIKEYGGISKVGFTEVDCRNYMRNNRQRSMEGDIQLLLDYLKQMNIQNAGFFYAVQGDEDQCTGNVFWADSKARANYNYFGDTVTFDTTYRSNRYRLPFAPFTGVNHHGQPVLFGCAFLINESEASFIWLFKTWLAAMSGQPPLSMTTDHDAVIRSAIMQVFPETRHRFCKWHIFKKCQEKLSHVFLEHPNFEADFHKCVNLTETTEEFESCWLSLVDKYELRDHDWLQVIYLDRTQWVQVYLRDAFFAEMSITQRSDSMNSYFDGYVNASTNLNQFFKLYEKAVESRTEKEVKADYDTMSTFPVLKTPSPMEKQASEVYTKKLFMRFQEELVATLTFMANKVEDDGLVTTYQVAKFGDDHSAYYVRFNVLEMKATCSCQMFEFSGLLCRHVLAVFRVTNVLTLPSHYILKRWSRSAKSSVALEDRVADVINYYLESHTVRYNMLRHEAFKFVEEGAETVDSYTVAMAALEEASKKIFLAVKHDGRISIVNGHCRENLTRNGVHANYNSEDEQRSLACPLSEINNTSLLLFYLQDFFTFTKEKEKETER; this is translated from the exons ATGGATAATGAGGTAATCGAGTTTGATATAGGCTTAGGAGGTGGAGGTGGGAGCGAGGACGGGGATGGAGATGATGTTCTTGACGAGGGGAATGTCGCCAACTGTTCTCTTGTTATTGATGGAAATGTTGCAACAGTTCGAAGTTACTCTCCTCAAGGGGACCTCGACCTTGAACCATATGAGGGCATGGAATTTGAATCTGAGGAGGCTGCCAAGGCGTTTTATAACTCCTACGCACGCCGTGTTGGCTTCAGCACCCGCGTCAGCTCCTCCCGTCGGTCCAGGAAGGATGGAGCCATCATTCAGAGGTCGTTTGTCTGTGCCAAAGAAGGATTCCGCAATTTGAATGAGAAACGTACCAAGGATAGAGAAATTAAGCGACCGCGTACTGTCACCCGGGTTGGCTGCAAGGCCGCTCTCTCTGTCAAGATACAGGACTCTGGTATGTGGGTGGTCTCTAACTTTGTCAAGGAGCACAATCACGAGCTGGTTCCCCCTGATCAGGTCCACTGTCTCCGCTCCCATCGTCAAATTTCTGGTCCTGCCAAAACCCTAATAGATACCTTGCAGGCTGCTGGTATGGGTCCCCGCAGGATTATGTCTGCCCTCATTAAAGAGTATGGTGGTATCAGCAAAGTTGGTTTCACAGAGGTAGATTGTCGTAATTACATGCGGAACAACCGCCAAAGGAGCATGGAAGGAGACATACAGCTCCTCTTAGACTACCTGAAACAAATGAATATCCAGAACGCTGGATTCTTCTATGCAGTTCAGGGTGATGAGGATCAGTGCACTGGGAATGTCTTCTGGGCTGACTCTAAGGCAAGAGCAAATTATAACTATTTTGGTGATACTGTTACATTTGATACAACTTATAGGTCAAATAGGTACCGGTTACCCTTTGCACCCTTTACTGGAGTAAATCATCATGGACAACCTGTTCTCTTTGGATGTGCTTTCCTAATAAATGAATCAGAAGCCTCATTCATATGGCTTTTTAAGACATGGCTTGCAGCTATGTCTGGTCAACCCCCCTTGTCAATGACAACAGACCATGATGCTGTAATTAGATCTGCCATCATGCAGGTTTTCCCTGAGACCCGTCACCGTTTCTGCAAATGGCACATCTTCAAGAAATGCCAGGAGAAGTTGTCACATGTCTTCCTTGAGCACCCAAATTTTGAAGCAGACTTCCACAAATGTGTCAATTTGACAGAGACTACTGAGGAATTTGAATCCTGTTGGCTTTCTCTTGTTGACAAGTATGAGCTCAGGGATCATGATTGGCTTCAAGTGATATACTTAGATCGCACACAATGGGTGCAAGTATATCTCCGTGATGCTTTTTTTGCAGAAATGTCCATAACTCAGCGTAGTGATAGCATGAACTCGTATTTTGATGGTTATGTGAATGCGTCAACTAATCTAAATCAGTTCTTCAAATTGTATGAGAAAGCTGTGGAGAGCCGTACTGAAAAAGAAGTCAAAGCTGATTATGATACAATGAGTACATTTCCAGTTTTGAAGACCCCTTCTCCAATGGAGAAGCAAGCATCCGAGGTTTACACGAAAAAGTTATTTATGAGATTTCAGGAGGAGTTGGTTGCCACTCTAACTTTCATGGCGAACAAAGTTGAGGATGATGGACTAGTTACCACTTATCAAGTTGCTAAATTTGGGGATGACCACAGTGCTTACTATGtaagatttaatgttttagaAATGAAAGCTACTTGTAGCTGCCAGATGTTTGAGTTCTCAGGACTTCTTTGTCGACACGTTTTAGCAGTGTTCAGAGTGACAAATGTTCTGACTCTTCCTTCTCATTACATCCTCAAACGATGGAGCCGAAGTGCAAAGAGCAGTGTTGCATTGGAAGACCGCGTTGCTGATGTAATCAATTATTATTTGGAATCACATACTGTTCGATATAATATGCTGAGACATGAAGCATTTAAGTTTGTGGAGGAAGGGGCAGAGACTGTTGATTCTTATACTGTGGCAATGGCTGCTCTGGAGGAGGCTTCAAAGAAGATTTTCCTAGCAGTAAAGCATGATGGGAGGATATCTATAGTAAATGGACATTGTCGAGAAAACTTGACTAGAAATGGGGTCCATGCAAATTACAACAGTGAGGATGAACAAAGAAGTCTCGCATGTCCACTTTCTGAG ATTAACAACACATCCTTATTGCTATTTTATTTACAAGATTTCTTTACCttcacaaaagaaaaggaaaaagaaactGAAAGATAA